In Liquorilactobacillus nagelii DSM 13675, the following proteins share a genomic window:
- a CDS encoding DNA-3-methyladenine glycosylase, giving the protein MKLREFFSGKTTATIAQQLLGKKLIYQTPQGDLSGWIVETEAYLGQLDSTAHAYQGHRSPANEALYGPPGMIYIFSLRGWMMLNFITQPVGIPQGILLRGIEPAAGQRLMEYHRHQTGVSLTNGPGKLTQALGITDRRLNQTMLNTGALHLTLVDERSPQKITCGPRIGVSHRGSWTEKPLRFFVTGNPYVSQQSKKAWNLVTAGWCETTQPASG; this is encoded by the coding sequence ATGAAACTACGTGAATTTTTCAGTGGTAAAACAACGGCAACAATTGCCCAGCAACTTTTGGGTAAAAAATTAATTTATCAGACACCACAGGGTGATTTGAGTGGCTGGATTGTTGAAACTGAAGCTTATTTAGGCCAATTAGATTCGACAGCTCATGCGTATCAAGGACATCGCAGTCCTGCTAATGAAGCTTTGTATGGACCACCAGGAATGATTTACATTTTTTCCTTGCGTGGTTGGATGATGCTGAACTTTATTACTCAGCCAGTTGGAATCCCCCAAGGCATTTTATTGCGGGGAATTGAACCAGCTGCTGGACAACGGTTGATGGAATACCATCGACATCAAACCGGTGTTTCTTTGACTAATGGTCCAGGAAAGTTAACGCAGGCGTTAGGGATTACTGATCGTCGCTTAAATCAGACAATGTTAAATACAGGCGCTTTGCATTTGACGTTAGTAGACGAACGCTCGCCGCAAAAAATTACTTGCGGGCCACGAATAGGTGTTAGCCATCGGGGCTCGTGGACTGAAAAGCCGCTGCGCTTTTTCGTTACCGGAAATCCATATGTTTCACAGCAATCCAAAAAAGCTTGGAATTTAGTGACAGCTGGTTGGTGTGAAACCACTCAACCAGCTTCTGGTTAA
- a CDS encoding glycerate kinase codes for MKFVIAPDSFKGSLTAKQAGDAMAIGIKRVFLNQTPEIKVVPQADGGEGTVQSLVDATNGQLLAAKVHDPLGHPIMAHFGILGNRQTAVIEMSAASGLQYVNYQTRDPRLTSTFGTGELILAALKQDVKEIIIGLGGSATNDGGAGMFQALGGHLLDQRGQELIHGGAALKQLARIDASSLNSRLNQVKIKIASDVTNPLVGPQGASYIFGPQKGATIEIAEQLDLALKHYAAIIKQDLGVEVANLPGAGAAGGLGAGLLAFTAAKMCHGIELVIEYTGLKHQLQQADVVLTGEGKIDLQTKFGKTPFGVAQAAKKLVPQAPVIALVGNIGPGIEQIYQETGIDAIFTTPVGAKSLPRALSEAKHDISLTAENVARLIKKMSNFR; via the coding sequence ATGAAATTTGTAATTGCACCCGATTCGTTCAAGGGATCGTTGACGGCTAAACAAGCCGGCGATGCGATGGCTATTGGAATTAAGCGAGTTTTTTTAAACCAAACACCTGAAATTAAAGTTGTACCACAAGCTGATGGGGGGGAAGGAACTGTTCAATCGTTAGTAGATGCGACCAACGGGCAGCTGTTGGCTGCTAAAGTTCATGATCCATTGGGTCATCCAATCATGGCCCATTTTGGTATTTTAGGCAACCGGCAGACGGCAGTGATTGAAATGTCAGCGGCCAGTGGTTTACAGTATGTCAATTATCAAACGCGAGACCCCAGACTAACCTCAACTTTTGGCACTGGTGAACTAATTTTGGCTGCTTTAAAGCAAGATGTTAAGGAAATTATTATCGGACTGGGTGGTAGTGCAACTAATGATGGCGGTGCGGGGATGTTTCAAGCTTTAGGCGGCCATTTATTAGATCAACGTGGTCAAGAACTGATTCACGGCGGTGCCGCATTGAAGCAGTTAGCTAGAATTGACGCTAGTTCACTCAATTCGCGTTTAAACCAGGTGAAAATCAAGATTGCTTCGGATGTGACAAACCCGTTAGTTGGGCCACAAGGGGCCTCGTATATATTTGGCCCGCAAAAAGGAGCGACAATAGAAATTGCTGAGCAACTAGATCTGGCGTTGAAGCATTATGCAGCCATTATCAAGCAAGATTTAGGAGTTGAGGTTGCTAACTTACCCGGAGCTGGAGCCGCTGGCGGGTTGGGAGCGGGGCTGTTAGCATTTACTGCGGCCAAAATGTGTCATGGAATAGAGTTAGTAATCGAGTATACGGGTTTAAAACATCAATTGCAACAAGCTGATGTTGTGCTAACCGGAGAAGGTAAAATTGATTTGCAAACGAAATTTGGTAAAACTCCTTTTGGTGTCGCCCAAGCAGCCAAAAAGCTTGTTCCACAAGCTCCCGTAATCGCTTTGGTTGGAAATATCGGTCCAGGCATTGAGCAAATTTATCAAGAAACGGGTATTGATGCAATTTTTACAACGCCAGTTGGTGCTAAAAGTTTGCCCCGGGCTTTGAGTGAGGCGAAGCATGATATTTCATTGACAGCAGAAAATGTAGCTCGCTTAATTAAAAAAATGTCTAATTTTCGTTAA
- a CDS encoding FAD-dependent oxidoreductase, with translation MKKLTDGRYVGTGQGMHGVYRVEVEIIRGKIVKVEVLDQHGTEQFPDLAVKEIPTKILASQSTKVDVVSGATVSSQAIMEAVNNALYQAGGQPEFISQEPLEFSTDVIVVAAGPAGLAAAITAAEKGLRVAVFEKEAITGGTANMGMGPLGIDTKIQRRVFNEITVAEALKNQMEYTHYQVDEALVQRYFSLSSQTIDWLEEMGVKFAGAFRYFKESAATWHIVQPEHGKIGPSAAATMMKKMTQRAKKLGVEFYLQTAVDNLVVEQGRVVGIQATTKQRQKITARSSAVVVCTGGFGSNPQMLQAELNLKLNQNFFTFNVPGIEGDGLKMMWKAGAQKFGISIEAIYVLPHNFNYMIADGVLRQPNLLLNQNGDRFMNEGMMGNTTFTGNAIALQPGKYAYCIMDREILQQYQQQGPDIVDIVHPADGFQVLEKEITKAAENHYDAIITADSVSELADKLKIPVEKLQQTLTEYNQMCAHGKDTLFYKSAKFLHPLTGKGGFLVGKYYQGAYGTVGGVRINSNCEVLNDQQQPIAGLYSAGTDANTIYADSYNFTLPGNSMGFAINSGRIAGSEIARKLKN, from the coding sequence ATGAAAAAATTAACAGATGGACGTTATGTTGGAACTGGTCAGGGGATGCATGGAGTTTATCGAGTCGAAGTTGAAATTATTCGCGGGAAAATAGTTAAAGTTGAAGTTTTAGATCAACATGGAACTGAACAGTTTCCTGATTTGGCGGTGAAAGAAATTCCAACAAAAATTTTAGCTAGTCAATCAACGAAAGTGGATGTTGTCAGTGGAGCAACTGTTTCTTCTCAGGCAATTATGGAAGCAGTTAACAACGCCTTATATCAAGCTGGCGGTCAACCGGAATTTATTTCTCAAGAACCACTGGAATTCTCAACTGATGTGATAGTTGTAGCTGCTGGTCCAGCTGGCTTGGCGGCGGCAATAACAGCTGCTGAAAAAGGGTTGCGAGTTGCGGTTTTTGAAAAAGAAGCAATTACTGGCGGAACAGCCAATATGGGAATGGGACCATTAGGAATTGATACGAAAATTCAGCGGCGCGTATTTAATGAGATTACGGTTGCGGAAGCTTTAAAAAATCAAATGGAGTATACCCACTATCAGGTTGATGAGGCTTTGGTGCAGCGATACTTTAGCTTATCAAGCCAGACGATTGATTGGTTAGAAGAAATGGGAGTCAAATTTGCGGGAGCATTCCGTTACTTCAAAGAATCGGCAGCCACCTGGCATATTGTTCAACCGGAACATGGTAAGATTGGTCCAAGCGCAGCAGCAACTATGATGAAAAAAATGACCCAACGAGCTAAAAAATTAGGAGTAGAGTTTTATTTGCAGACGGCAGTCGATAATTTAGTGGTTGAACAAGGAAGGGTTGTCGGCATTCAGGCAACAACTAAACAACGGCAAAAAATCACTGCCCGGTCTTCAGCTGTGGTTGTTTGTACCGGTGGTTTTGGTTCAAATCCCCAAATGTTGCAAGCTGAACTTAATTTGAAGCTAAATCAAAACTTTTTTACGTTCAATGTTCCGGGAATTGAAGGCGATGGGCTGAAAATGATGTGGAAAGCCGGTGCCCAAAAATTTGGAATTAGCATTGAGGCAATTTATGTTTTACCACATAATTTTAACTATATGATTGCTGATGGGGTATTGCGTCAGCCAAACTTGCTTTTGAATCAAAATGGTGATCGGTTTATGAATGAAGGAATGATGGGAAACACTACTTTTACGGGAAATGCAATTGCTTTGCAGCCAGGGAAGTATGCCTATTGCATTATGGATCGTGAAATTCTGCAGCAATACCAGCAACAAGGCCCAGATATTGTTGATATTGTTCATCCAGCAGATGGTTTTCAAGTATTAGAAAAAGAAATTACCAAAGCCGCAGAAAATCACTATGATGCAATTATTACGGCTGACAGTGTTTCAGAATTAGCAGATAAACTGAAAATACCAGTAGAAAAGTTACAACAAACTTTGACTGAATATAATCAGATGTGTGCTCATGGTAAGGATACTTTGTTTTATAAATCGGCTAAGTTTTTGCATCCGTTGACAGGCAAAGGTGGTTTTCTGGTTGGAAAGTATTACCAAGGAGCTTATGGAACAGTTGGTGGTGTTCGAATTAATTCTAATTGTGAGGTCCTAAATGATCAGCAGCAGCCAATTGCCGGTTTGTACAGTGCAGGAACTGATGCTAATACGATTTATGCTGATAGTTATAACTTTACGCTTCCAGGAAATTCAATGGGTTTTGCGATTAATTCCGGACGGATAGCTGGTAGTGAAATTGCTCGAAAATTAAAAAATTAA
- a CDS encoding ABC transporter ATP-binding protein/permease: MAFLELIDIHKSYFLGKEELPVLKGISLGFEKGEFVSILGESGGGKSTLMNIIGGLDREFSGDLLIDGQKLDHTQEKQVDDYRRARIGYIYQSYNLISHLTVLENVLISLEMTSLNRQQRIQRAKELLTQVGLADQLKKHPNQLSGGQKQRVAIARALASDPQIILADEPTGALDSQNTQEVLELLKQIAADGRLVIAVTHSQEVASHGTRIVHLEDGVIDSDRRLKAAYSVPQKQPKFTSRALTAMASYQNAFKHLLYHFQQNSLIVLGTAIGIFAVLLFSGLGNGVNSYIQDQINSLANPQVITIAGNPNGKYLSEQKAQTSMQQAGSDPTQYAISQKQINKLKKIKHVVKVQSGYQLSSYTLSAANKKATGSTLQTYTAAYTNNVLKNGSWPQQGELVLDRSLGEQLFGNLSAKKMIGKTVKVNYNWLTSNGQPVQASGSFKISGIIDGKKAGTMMLANYQSIKASLQKANAMTSPNFLSVKVGQLDQVEAAAKKMRHLKTAGKYDFAVITIGSLLKTVNRYVSLASTVLAAIAGISLLVSALMIIVTMYMSVAERTKEIGILRALGERRKDIRRLFTSESLLLGFFAAILGLVIAWSVGALLNHALYGLIKYNIVQMNLSNVIFAFAAAMIIAFIAALLPARKASRLNPIDALSAE; this comes from the coding sequence ATGGCATTTTTAGAGCTGATCGATATTCATAAATCCTATTTTTTAGGTAAAGAAGAGTTGCCGGTACTTAAGGGTATCAGTCTGGGATTTGAAAAGGGCGAGTTTGTTTCAATTCTTGGCGAGTCCGGTGGTGGTAAATCAACGTTAATGAACATTATTGGTGGATTAGATCGTGAGTTTTCTGGTGATTTGCTGATTGATGGTCAAAAACTCGATCATACGCAAGAAAAACAGGTTGATGACTATCGTCGGGCTCGTATTGGCTATATTTATCAATCATACAATTTAATCAGCCATCTGACGGTTTTGGAAAATGTTTTGATTTCGCTGGAAATGACATCGTTAAACCGTCAACAACGGATACAAAGGGCAAAAGAATTATTAACTCAAGTTGGATTAGCTGATCAATTGAAAAAACATCCTAACCAATTATCCGGTGGTCAAAAGCAGCGGGTGGCAATTGCCCGAGCATTGGCCAGTGATCCGCAGATTATTTTAGCGGATGAACCGACTGGAGCGTTGGACTCACAAAATACTCAAGAGGTTTTAGAATTATTGAAACAAATTGCGGCTGATGGTCGCCTAGTGATTGCTGTTACTCATTCGCAAGAGGTTGCTAGCCATGGAACACGAATTGTGCACCTCGAGGATGGAGTAATCGACAGTGATCGTCGCTTAAAAGCAGCTTACTCGGTCCCACAAAAACAGCCGAAGTTCACTTCGCGCGCATTGACGGCGATGGCTAGTTATCAAAATGCGTTTAAACATCTATTGTATCATTTTCAGCAAAATTCATTGATTGTCTTAGGAACGGCGATTGGCATTTTTGCGGTTTTACTATTCTCTGGTTTGGGTAATGGGGTTAACTCATATATTCAAGACCAAATAAATTCGCTGGCTAATCCGCAAGTGATTACTATTGCTGGTAACCCTAATGGTAAATATTTATCAGAGCAAAAAGCTCAGACAAGTATGCAACAAGCTGGCAGTGATCCAACACAATATGCAATTTCACAAAAACAAATTAATAAATTGAAAAAAATTAAGCATGTAGTTAAGGTTCAATCGGGGTACCAGTTGAGTAGTTATACGCTGAGCGCGGCCAATAAAAAAGCGACAGGCAGTACCCTGCAAACCTATACAGCAGCTTATACAAATAATGTTTTGAAAAATGGTAGTTGGCCGCAACAAGGTGAACTAGTACTCGATCGTTCATTAGGTGAACAGCTTTTTGGTAATTTGTCCGCTAAGAAAATGATCGGCAAAACGGTGAAAGTGAATTATAATTGGTTAACTAGCAATGGGCAGCCAGTCCAAGCTAGCGGAAGTTTCAAAATTTCTGGCATTATTGATGGCAAGAAAGCTGGAACAATGATGCTGGCCAATTATCAATCGATTAAAGCTAGCTTGCAAAAAGCTAATGCCATGACCAGCCCTAATTTTTTGAGTGTTAAAGTCGGTCAATTGGATCAGGTAGAGGCAGCAGCTAAAAAGATGCGTCATTTGAAAACAGCTGGTAAGTACGATTTTGCAGTAATTACGATTGGTAGTTTATTAAAGACGGTTAATCGTTATGTTAGCTTGGCATCAACTGTACTAGCGGCAATTGCAGGAATATCTTTACTTGTTTCAGCTTTGATGATAATCGTAACTATGTATATGTCGGTAGCTGAAAGAACCAAAGAAATTGGAATTTTGCGGGCTTTAGGTGAACGTCGGAAAGATATTCGCCGTTTGTTTACATCAGAATCGTTGTTGTTAGGATTCTTTGCGGCAATCTTAGGTTTAGTAATTGCTTGGAGTGTGGGGGCATTGCTGAATCACGCGCTTTATGGCTTAATTAAATATAACATTGTGCAGATGAATCTAAGTAATGTAATCTTTGCTTTTGCAGCAGCGATGATCATTGCCTTTATAGCTGCCTTGCTGCCGGCTCGTAAAGCTTCGCGACTGAATCCAATTGATGCTTTGTCAGCTGAATAA
- the mutT gene encoding 8-oxo-dGTP diphosphatase MutT, which produces MAKIKIINVVAGIIINQEGEILATKRKPNRVWGNYWEFPGGKIKRGETAKAALTRELDEELGIKTKIGPLVMSPINYDYSYGQVKLQFYYVKMLSADIKLTAASQFKWLVPAELVEFDWPPANQPLIEYLVNHSLPLKNF; this is translated from the coding sequence ATGGCAAAAATAAAGATAATCAATGTTGTTGCTGGAATAATAATTAATCAAGAAGGTGAAATTTTAGCAACTAAACGCAAGCCAAATCGTGTTTGGGGTAATTATTGGGAATTTCCCGGCGGTAAAATAAAGCGTGGTGAAACAGCTAAAGCTGCTTTAACCCGGGAATTAGATGAAGAGTTGGGGATTAAGACAAAGATTGGTCCGCTGGTAATGTCACCAATAAATTACGATTATTCATATGGCCAGGTTAAATTGCAATTTTATTATGTAAAAATGCTTAGCGCAGACATTAAGTTAACCGCCGCCAGCCAATTTAAATGGCTGGTACCAGCAGAACTAGTTGAATTTGATTGGCCACCAGCAAATCAACCATTAATTGAATATTTGGTCAACCATTCTTTACCATTAAAGAATTTTTAA
- a CDS encoding nitroreductase family protein, translating to METMKTLLTRQAVRQYPSTQLTSAQVQQLLQAANAAPVGMGQYENFHLTVVQSPAIIKQLESFSQQQPYYGAPTVIIVSAKDPGAMELLSVGGIVENMALIATELGLASCDILGAITLGLAKDQKLSQKIGIPTGFKPCFSLAVGQTAEPLTARQPTIKRITTNFVD from the coding sequence ATGGAAACAATGAAAACACTTTTAACACGACAGGCAGTTCGGCAGTATCCTAGCACTCAATTAACTTCAGCACAAGTACAGCAACTTTTGCAGGCTGCTAATGCTGCTCCAGTCGGAATGGGACAATATGAGAATTTTCATTTGACGGTAGTTCAGTCGCCGGCCATAATAAAGCAGCTTGAATCTTTTAGCCAGCAACAGCCATATTATGGTGCGCCAACGGTTATTATTGTTTCAGCCAAAGATCCGGGAGCAATGGAATTATTGAGTGTTGGTGGAATCGTTGAAAATATGGCTCTGATAGCAACTGAACTTGGTTTGGCAAGTTGTGACATCTTAGGTGCAATTACGCTGGGATTGGCTAAAGATCAGAAGTTAAGTCAAAAAATAGGAATTCCAACTGGATTCAAGCCTTGTTTTTCGTTAGCAGTTGGACAAACTGCGGAACCTTTAACTGCTCGCCAGCCAACAATTAAGCGAATTACAACTAATTTTGTAGACTAA
- a CDS encoding ABC1 kinase family protein, with the protein MRLLEIVRVIRAHDFIRNFLKQQHPEEIRAAFEELGPTFIKAGQLLSTRPDLVSPTFIKEFSKLQDNVPVDDFASVEKTFETQTGQKIRDVFASFTKKPFASASIGQTHQATLKDGTAVVVKVQHPQVEELVTTDLSLFNQALRLVKFVPDISVINPTEVFDEVRRSLLSEINTENEIKNGQEFYWLNNHQGIFLVPKIYPKYSTQKILVCSAMPGNSIKEFADHPLSKDAAKSVEQKKQRTYLARALVENFIKQVFVDHFFHADPHPGNILFWKIPEFSAHIPEFPYQFPTNLPNYRLIYLDFGMMGRLSPNLADGIANVVLALNTKEPRSIGQALLAICNRTGEVDQEEFYDQLSIFLAPYLNSGLGEIDFSTLIYSVIKLCRQNNLQAKPEVTLLVKAFGLLEGLVAQLDPNLSLMDVARPFGKKYLRQKFNFKHEAEDTLVNLFQAAQSAPKLPIKAEKVLDLLLQGQGRMNIRYKGQDSLLNRVEQLINRLMITIILAAIILSSSLLVQGSAGHPAIYNIGVTGYLISFVIIILLILDELRRHFKHKK; encoded by the coding sequence ATGCGTTTATTAGAGATTGTCCGAGTAATTCGAGCACACGATTTTATTCGTAACTTTTTAAAACAACAACATCCCGAAGAAATTCGCGCTGCTTTTGAAGAACTGGGGCCCACTTTTATCAAAGCCGGTCAGTTGTTGTCAACTCGACCCGATTTAGTTTCACCAACATTTATTAAAGAATTCAGCAAATTACAAGATAATGTTCCAGTAGACGATTTTGCTAGCGTTGAAAAAACTTTTGAGACTCAGACCGGTCAAAAGATCCGCGACGTCTTTGCCAGTTTCACTAAAAAGCCTTTTGCTTCAGCATCCATTGGGCAAACTCATCAAGCTACTTTAAAAGACGGTACAGCAGTTGTTGTTAAAGTTCAGCATCCACAAGTTGAAGAATTGGTGACCACTGACCTGTCTTTGTTCAATCAAGCTTTACGATTGGTAAAATTTGTCCCTGACATTAGTGTAATCAATCCAACTGAAGTTTTTGATGAGGTCCGCCGTTCACTACTTAGTGAAATTAATACTGAAAATGAAATCAAAAATGGTCAAGAGTTTTATTGGCTGAATAATCACCAAGGAATTTTTCTAGTTCCTAAAATCTATCCAAAATACTCAACCCAAAAAATACTAGTATGTTCCGCAATGCCAGGTAACAGTATCAAAGAATTCGCCGATCATCCACTTAGTAAAGATGCTGCTAAATCAGTCGAACAAAAAAAGCAACGCACCTACCTGGCACGTGCTTTAGTTGAAAATTTTATCAAACAAGTTTTTGTTGATCATTTTTTCCATGCCGACCCTCATCCGGGAAATATTTTGTTTTGGAAAATTCCAGAATTTTCAGCACATATTCCGGAATTTCCTTATCAATTTCCCACTAATTTACCAAATTATCGTTTAATTTATTTGGACTTTGGGATGATGGGCCGCTTGTCTCCAAATCTAGCTGATGGGATCGCTAATGTTGTCTTAGCTTTGAATACCAAGGAGCCTCGTTCAATTGGTCAAGCTTTACTGGCAATCTGTAACCGAACCGGTGAAGTCGACCAAGAAGAATTTTATGATCAATTGTCAATTTTTCTCGCTCCCTACCTTAACAGCGGACTCGGTGAAATTGACTTTTCGACCTTAATTTACAGTGTGATTAAACTTTGCCGCCAAAATAACCTGCAAGCCAAGCCGGAAGTAACTTTATTAGTAAAAGCTTTTGGCCTGCTAGAAGGTTTAGTCGCTCAATTGGATCCCAACTTATCACTAATGGATGTTGCTCGACCTTTTGGTAAAAAATACCTTCGCCAAAAATTTAATTTTAAGCATGAAGCTGAAGATACGCTAGTAAATCTTTTTCAAGCAGCTCAGTCAGCTCCCAAGTTACCAATAAAAGCCGAAAAGGTCTTGGACTTGTTGCTGCAAGGTCAAGGGCGAATGAATATTCGCTATAAAGGTCAAGATTCTTTATTAAATCGGGTTGAGCAGCTTATCAATCGTTTAATGATCACAATTATCTTAGCTGCCATCATCCTCAGTTCTTCCTTATTGGTTCAAGGCAGTGCTGGTCATCCAGCAATCTATAACATTGGTGTCACCGGTTATTTAATTTCATTTGTGATTATTATTCTGTTAATTTTAGACGAATTGCGGCGTCATTTTAAACACAAAAAATAA
- the map gene encoding type I methionyl aminopeptidase, producing MLTLKSKREIEGMAHSGSILAAAHQMLKPKLHVGMDTWEIEQLIDNYIQAHGATASEKGVDGYKYATCISINEEVAHATPRKGLKLKNHDVVKVDFCVNWHGYQSDSAWTYVVGESTPEIDHLMEVTHTALYLGIKQAQPGNRVGDIGAAIQDYVENQNHMGDVRELIGHGIGPSVHEDPEIYHYGIAHHGLRLRPGMVITIEPMVNAGGDWGLETKVVPETGWEYYISADHSLSAQYEHTLAITEDGPKILTSQDPVGDREFLLK from the coding sequence TTGCTTACTTTAAAATCAAAACGCGAAATTGAAGGTATGGCACATTCCGGATCTATTCTGGCAGCAGCCCATCAGATGCTGAAACCTAAGTTGCATGTAGGTATGGATACTTGGGAAATTGAACAGTTGATTGATAACTACATTCAAGCTCACGGAGCAACAGCTTCTGAAAAGGGAGTTGACGGTTACAAATATGCGACATGTATCAGTATTAATGAAGAAGTAGCTCATGCAACACCACGCAAGGGTTTAAAATTAAAAAATCATGATGTTGTTAAAGTTGATTTCTGTGTTAATTGGCATGGTTACCAAAGTGATTCGGCTTGGACTTATGTTGTTGGTGAATCAACTCCAGAAATTGATCATTTGATGGAGGTTACGCATACAGCTTTATATCTTGGGATCAAACAAGCACAACCGGGCAATCGGGTTGGTGATATTGGAGCAGCTATTCAAGATTATGTCGAAAATCAAAATCACATGGGTGATGTCCGTGAATTGATTGGTCATGGGATTGGGCCGTCAGTCCATGAAGACCCAGAAATTTATCATTATGGAATTGCTCATCATGGATTACGATTGCGGCCGGGGATGGTGATTACTATTGAACCCATGGTGAATGCTGGCGGTGATTGGGGATTAGAGACTAAGGTTGTTCCGGAAACGGGTTGGGAATATTATATATCTGCTGATCACAGTTTATCAGCGCAGTATGAACATACTTTGGCAATTACCGAGGATGGCCCCAAAATTTTGACCTCACAAGATCCGGTTGGCGATCGCGAATTTTTACTAAAATAA
- a CDS encoding alpha/beta hydrolase: MVKQAENHGVDGVELMKKKLKWLLLLGGVLLLVVVVMGILQSYRSKAEEKYRQTATPTFFLHGYGSSYRAEQQMTDSAVKAGAATTVVRANVSTAGKVTLTGSGWNSKTRNPIVEINFAGNRNRNYQTTASWVRRVILAEMKIHHFKKYNFVAHSMGNTTFMNFILNRKLQTGMPQLAKQVALAGSFNGVIGLDDQANRNSLSANGRPRYLTENYRYLVNQRQNYPQQAEILNLYGNLEDGSNSDGRVTIASARSLAYLVKKRGKSYREVELKGKKAQHSALHNNQQVNRYLINFLWGK, encoded by the coding sequence ATGGTAAAACAAGCTGAAAATCATGGAGTAGACGGGGTGGAGTTAATGAAGAAAAAGCTGAAGTGGCTGTTGTTGCTAGGTGGTGTGCTGCTATTAGTTGTTGTAGTGATGGGAATCTTACAAAGCTATCGTTCAAAAGCAGAAGAAAAGTACCGTCAAACTGCAACACCAACATTTTTTTTGCATGGTTATGGCAGTAGTTACCGAGCAGAACAGCAAATGACTGATAGCGCAGTTAAGGCTGGGGCAGCGACGACTGTTGTGCGGGCCAATGTTTCAACCGCTGGGAAAGTAACTTTGACCGGTAGCGGTTGGAATTCTAAAACTCGTAATCCAATTGTTGAAATTAACTTTGCCGGCAATCGCAATCGGAATTATCAAACAACTGCTAGTTGGGTTCGGCGAGTTATTCTAGCAGAAATGAAGATTCATCATTTTAAAAAATATAATTTTGTCGCTCATTCGATGGGCAACACAACTTTTATGAATTTTATTTTAAATCGTAAATTACAAACTGGGATGCCACAGTTAGCAAAGCAGGTTGCTTTAGCAGGTTCATTTAATGGGGTTATCGGTTTGGATGATCAAGCTAATCGAAATTCACTTTCAGCCAATGGACGACCGCGATATTTAACAGAGAATTATCGCTATTTAGTTAACCAACGGCAAAATTACCCCCAGCAAGCTGAAATTTTAAATTTGTATGGTAATCTTGAAGATGGTAGCAATTCTGATGGCCGGGTAACGATTGCTTCAGCTCGTTCACTGGCTTATCTGGTTAAAAAGCGCGGTAAATCTTATCGTGAAGTTGAGCTTAAAGGTAAAAAGGCCCAACATAGTGCGCTGCATAATAATCAACAAGTAAATCGCTATTTGATTAATTTTTTGTGGGGCAAATAA
- a CDS encoding aldo/keto reductase, producing the protein MKVEQKFMFDDQLIVNRLGYGTMQLPGKGVWGPADDPQNAVKVIETVIDQGVDFIDTADAYGPLFANLYLRQALKNRPDNQVMVATKVGFTRQGPGKWIANGRPEYLRQQVEMNLFSLGLDHIDLLQLHRIDPTVPLAEQLGVLAEMQQEGKIKHIGLSQVSVKELEKAQKFVPIVSVQNRYNLIDRRDEDVLNYAEKHHLAFIPWFPLATGKLTKGDLLSSIAEKYQASPAQIALAWLLKRSNVILPIPGTKSSEHALQNIAAAKIKLSLEDFKALSALK; encoded by the coding sequence GGAACAAAAATTTATGTTTGATGATCAACTAATTGTTAATCGTTTAGGCTACGGAACTATGCAATTGCCAGGCAAAGGGGTTTGGGGACCAGCTGATGATCCGCAAAATGCGGTTAAAGTTATCGAAACCGTCATTGACCAGGGAGTTGACTTTATTGACACCGCTGATGCTTATGGCCCATTATTTGCCAATCTTTATTTACGGCAAGCTTTAAAAAATCGACCGGATAATCAGGTGATGGTTGCCACTAAAGTTGGCTTTACTCGTCAAGGACCCGGAAAGTGGATTGCTAATGGTCGCCCAGAATATTTACGCCAACAGGTTGAAATGAATTTATTTTCACTTGGACTAGACCATATCGACTTACTCCAATTGCATCGAATTGATCCCACAGTTCCCTTAGCAGAACAACTGGGTGTCTTAGCTGAAATGCAGCAAGAAGGCAAAATTAAACATATCGGGTTAAGTCAGGTTTCGGTTAAAGAATTAGAAAAAGCACAAAAATTCGTTCCAATTGTTTCAGTTCAAAATCGCTATAATTTAATTGATCGTCGCGATGAAGATGTTTTGAACTATGCTGAAAAACATCATCTAGCTTTTATTCCTTGGTTCCCACTGGCAACCGGAAAATTAACCAAGGGTGATTTACTAAGTTCAATCGCTGAAAAATACCAAGCCAGTCCAGCACAAATTGCCTTAGCTTGGTTATTAAAACGCAGTAACGTTATCTTACCGATCCCCGGTACTAAGTCCAGCGAACACGCTCTGCAAAACATCGCCGCAGCCAAAATCAAATTATCACTTGAGGATTTTAAAGCTTTATCAGCATTAAAGTAA